The segment AGGCGGTCAGAATGATGGCTGAGATAATCTGCGAGGTGATGGTAGCGATAGCTGCTCCCTTGACACCCCAGTGGAAAATAAAAATATAAATCGGATCCAGGATGGTGTTGAGCCCGGCTCCAATCATCATGCCATACATGGAAAGTCTCGGATGACCGTCTGTCCTGGCCAGGTTAGACAATACAATTCCAATCAGGTTGAAGGGGGTTCCAAGCAGGATGATGGAAGTGTAATCGACAGCATAGGGCATGGATGCCTCGGTAGCTCCGAACAGAGAGAGAATCGGTCTGAGGAAGAGAAGGCCCACAGCCATCAGGATAATCCCTGACACAAGGGCGAGAGCGAAGGCATTGTTCAGTATGATTTCCGCCCGCCTGTTTCTCCGCTCTCCCAGGCTGATCGCCGCATTAGCGCTGCTTCCTGCACCGATGAGGGTTCCGAAAGCCAGTATAATGGTCATGACAGGGAAAGCGATGGTCGTGGCTGCGTTTCCCAGGTACCCGACGCCCTGCCCAATGAAAATCTGGTCTACGATATTGTAAATCGAGTTGATCAGGCAGGAAATAATGGCCGGAACCGAAAAGGCCAGAAGCAGCTGGGGGATCGGTTTATATTCCAGCGGATTTCCTGACTGCAAAGCTTTGGTTTCATGTTTCATAATCGGTATTCTCCTTTTTCAGTCATTTCCCAGGCCCGTGAGGCCATTCTGCTCAGAAAGTCCTCCATCTGTGCTTTTTCCTGCTCAGAAAATCCTTCTGTGAGCTGATTTTTCCAGCGATCTCTGACTTCGTAAAGACGCTCAATCAGGGCCTTGGCTGTGTCTGTCAGATACAGATGGTGGATTCGCCTGTCTCTGGGATCCGGGACAGAGCAGACAAGGTGCTCTTCTGTGAGTTTCTGGACTGCCTTTGTCACAGTCGTTTTATCATAGTTTCCGCGTTTTGCCAGCTCCTGAAGGCTGATGCCCTCCTGCTCACTGATGCGGAGCAGAAAAAACTGCTGTCCGTATCCGATGCTGAAGTCGGTCAGAGCTGCCTCAAAGTATCTCTGGGTGCAGCGCTGAATCGTGGAAATATGCTTTAGGTATGTAGTATTTCTCTGAATGCCCATAACCTGCCTTTCCAGGCCGGATTTTACTGTGAGAGAGTTCTGACAGCAGATATCAGGCCTTTTACCGAAGATTCGGTGTTAAAATTTTGTAATAATAAAAAGTGACAAAATTATTATAGAAAATGAAAGTTGAATTGTCAACTATTTTGCAGTACGGAGACGCAGGAGTGAACATGGCTGAGAGCAGAGTCACGCCGGACCGTCAGGGAGGGGACAGAGGCGTATTTGCGGAAATCAGGCGGGAAATCAGGAAAGTATCTGCATGTTTAGGAAAATTTAAGAAAAAACAGGAGTTGATTTTGATTAAAATATGGTATTCTATCTAAAAGGCAGAATCTATTATATAAAAAGCGAAAAGAACTGAAATTTAATGGGAGAGAGTTTGATTCACCTGCGCAGCAGCAGGTGAGACGTGATGGGCTGAGGCGGACAGAAACATAAAAAATGTGTTCTGCGGCTATTGAAATTTCCGCAGGCTCGGTTATAATAAAAATAGAACAAATGTTCGTTTTTGCAGGGGACAGGAGGTTATATGAGAACGATCAGTGAGCAGGAGATTATCAGCCTGGCTCCCAACGGAGGAGCTGTGATGAACGGAAGGAAAATTTCGTCGGGCGGAGGCTTTGTATCCCGCATGCGCTCTGCGGACGACACCTTCTATATGGGAGAGTGCAGGGGAAGCGGAAAGTCAAATTATACGGTTTCGGCAGATTTTGTGAAGGAGGGAGCGCCTGTATTTCGATGCAGCTGTCCCAGCCGTCAGTTCCCCTGCAAGCACAGTATTGCCCTTTTGTTTGAGATAGCCTCGGGAAAGGATTTTCCTGTGGGAGAGATTCCAGGGGATATTCTTGATAAGAGGGCAAGGCAGGAAGCCAGAGAGGAAAAAAAGGCAAAAACCCTTTCACAGGCACAGGGCGGCACAGAGAGCGGTGGGGAGAAAAAGAAAAAAACAGCCGCGAAGTCTTCCGGGGCTGCGAAGACAAGGAAGATGAAAAAGCAGCTGGAGGGACTTGCACTGCTGAAGAAGATGACGGATCAGCTTCTTTTCTCCGGCCTTTCGTCTATGGGAAGCATCTCTCTGAAGAATTACAGGGAGCTGTCAAAGCAGCTTGGAGACTATTATCTCCCCGGGCCGCAGAAATATCTGAATGAACTGATTCTGTGCATGGAAAAGTATCAGAAGGATTCAGACCCATCCCACTGCAGGGCGGCAGTGAAGCTTCTGATCCGGCTGCACGCCCTGGGAAAGAAGGCGGACGTTTATCTGAGGGAAAGGCTGGAAGCCGGTGCGGCAGAGGAGGACGGGAGTATCCTGTTTGAGGAGCTGGGCGGAATCTGGCGTCTGGATCAGCTGGAGGAGCTGGGACTTAAAAAGGAGAATGCGCAGCTTCTGCAGCTCTCCTTTTCCGTTCTGTATGACGAGGCGGCCAGGGAGTACATAGATGAGGCTTTCTGGGCAGATATCGACACAGGCGAGGTGTCGGTTTCCAGAAATTATCGCCCTGTGAGAGCTCTCAGTCACATAAAGCAGGAGGACTCCTGCTTTGCAAAACTGAAGGTTCCTTCCCTGATATACTATCCCGGCGATATGAACCGGCGGATTCGGTGGGAGCAGGCCATCTTTCAGGAGGTGGAGGACAGTGACAGGAGAGGACTCATGGAGCTTGCCTGGAAGGATATTCCGTCAGCGGTAAAGCAGGTGAAGAATCAGATAAAAAATACATTGTCAGATGACTTTTGCGGGATGCTCATTGCCTTTTCTCAGATTGGCCGCGCCGGGGAGGACGGCGAATGTGTGGTGATGGAGGATGCAGCAGGCGGAAGGATCGAGCTGAGAGACCGCACCTGCAGGGGCTGGGAACCCTGTGTGCAGCAGCTTGGCCTGCTTCCCGACAGGACACTTTTAAAAAATCAGGTGATGTTTGGCCTGCTGTACTATGACGAGACAGACAGGAAGATTTGCCTGCATCCCAGAAGTATAGTCACGGAAAAGGAGATTGTAAGGCTCATGTATTAAAGAGGGGAAGCGCAGCTGAAAATTCAGGGAAGTTTTCGTGTGCTGCGGACCAGTCTGAACCGTTCAGGCAGAAAGGATAAGATATGAACTTGAGCGCACTGTATGAATTGAAGGAACAGCTTGAGGCAGCGGCAGTTTATGGGACAGGTCTTATGACCGAGGATTTTCGCCTGAAAAAGGCGGCAGCTCAGATGGGGCCTCTGGCGCAGGCCGCTCCTGTTTTCAAAAAAATTGAACAGGCAGCCCAGGCGGCCATAGCGCCTGAGTGTCAGGACAGGCCGGGAGCGCTGATGGATGCTCTGGCACTGGTGAATGCAGTTGTATACACGCAGGGGACCGTGGGGGCGGCCGGTGAGCTTCTTCCCCTTGAGGGAGACGGCTGTGAGCAAAACAGAGTCTGTGCGGGGGAAGGGGGCAGCCTTTCAGATGAGACAGGCAGAGAGGAAAAGTCCCTAAGCTTCCTTCAGAATATTCCGTACAGCAGGATGGCTCCTCTTGTGGCAGCCCTCACGGGAACGGGAGGAGGAAGATACGCAGTGCTCGAGAGCGCTGTGCGGGAAGAGCCGGAGCTGCTTTCTGACTGGCGCCTTCTCCGTCTTATGATAGAGGCGCTGGGGGACAGCTATGGAGAGATCGGAAATCTTGTATACAGAAGGCTCCTTGAGATGGGAAGCAGTATTGTTCCCATGCTTCGCCAGGGCTTTGATTCAAATGGAAAGCGGGGCATGCTTCTGAGGCTTCGCCTCATAGGAGAGCTGGCCGGGGCCTCAGAAAATCAGCTTTACCGGAAGGCGGCCATGGATGGAGAGAAGAGCATCAGGGAGGAGGCGATTGGGCTTCTTCGCTTTGACAGTGAAAATGTTTCTCTTCTGTACGATATGCTGAAAACAGAAAAAGGGGGAATGAGAAACCGGGTTCTCTGGACTCTGTCCTTCATGGAGCTTGAGGAACCAGAAGAATATCTGGCCGCCATGAAGAAGAAAAAGCCCTCCGAGGCTGCCGGGATCCTCTGCGGCGCCCGCAATGTCCGCTCGGCAGATTTGATGGCAGATGTCCTGGAGCAGTTCCGCAAGAGTGTGATAACAGAGATGGAGAAGGCCGGGGAGGAGTATCGCAGGACAGAATCACTGTTAGCCTCTCTCGGGAAAAACGGCACACTTGAGGACGGGACTACAGCATCCCAGCTCAGAAAGAAGAGAGATCAGCTCTGTAAACAGATGCAGTGGGACAGGCGGCAGAGCGGAAAAGACCTGAACTGGCCGGCCTGGGGAACGGATGAAGAGAAGATCTGGAGGGCAGCAGAGGGGAAGTGCTCAGATAAGCTGTTTGAATGGCTAAGGCGCGCTTATGCTGAAACGCCGGGATTTTTTCCTCCTTTCTTTTTCTATGATTCCTTCTGCGATTCCCCCACGGAGGAAATGGCTTCCTTTATTGAAAGGATGTTCCGGGAGTTTGGAGATTCAGACAGACAGAATGAGAGGCGCAGCGGGATCGAGGAGGCTGTGTTTGCCAGAGCTCTCCTTACAGAGACGGCAGAGGCCGTATACGAGAAATTCAGTCCCTGGCTGGCAGGGGGGAGAGCTTCTGCCATCCTGCAGGTATTGTGTCAAATCCAGTATTCAGAAGAGAAAAAGCAGTATGTTTTTATTAAGCAAAGCCGCGGAAAGGACAGCGGCGGCAGAACAGAGGAGCCCGTTTGCTTTGAAAATCTGGACAGGAGATGGTATGGCTGGCTTCTTCTGCCGGGGAACAGAACTTTTGTCAGAAAAAACGTGAAGGTGTACACAGGGCAGATGCCGGGGCAGGGATATGCTCTGGAGAGGGATTCGAAGGCGTCTGAATGGAGCTGCCTGGAACAGGCGCTGGTGCAGCTGTACTGTCCGGAGGCAGAGGGACTTTCCGAGGCATACAGAGCGCACTTTGAAAGCCTGATTCACATGGGGTTGGAGATTGACAGCCGGCTGCTGAGGATTCTCAGGCGATGCGGATTCAGAGATTATGATTTCGTCGTTGAGAGAGTCCTGAGGGAAAATCAGAGCCAGTATTTATGGCGGGTGAAATGCCTGCTGGAAGAGATTCCTCTGCCTGCCAGCGAGCTTTCGGAGAGCCTTGGCCGTGCCCTTGAGAGGGACAGGAAAGGCACCATAGCCGGAAGAGAAAGAATTCAGATTTGGCGGGAGCAGCTTGCTGACGGGGCATGCGTGGGAGAGCTGGCATAGAGCCGGAAAGAGAGCCGGAAGACAGAATACAGAACACGATGATTTGAGAGAAAGGACAGGACATTTATGGGGAAGGAAAATATACAGAGGCTGCCTGCAGAAGAGCTGTTTCAAAAGGAGATCGATGCGCTGATTGCTGCAGAGAGGGAGTCTGTTCCCTCGGGATGGAGGATGTCGCCGCGCTCGGTTCTCACCTACATATGCGGCGGGAAGGCAAAAGGAGTGGAGATTACTCCCAAGTATATCGGCCACAGAAGGCTGGTGGAAATAGCCATCGCTACCCTGGTGACGGACAGGGCTCTTCTGCTGATAGGAGATCCGGGAACTGCGAAATCCTGGCTGTCAGAGCATCTGACTGCGGCTATAAACGGGGATTCCACCAAGGTTATCCAGGGGACGGCAGGGACCACAGAGGAACAGATCCGATATTCCTGGAACTACGCCATGCTGATTGCAGGAGGTCCCTCCAGGGAGGCTCTGATCCCAAGTCCGGTGTACCGCGCCATGGAAACGGGAACCATCGCCAGAATGGAGGAGATTTCAAGGTGCGCCTGTGAGGTACAGGATGCGCTGATCTCGATTCTGTCGGAGAAGAGGATATCCGTACCGGAGCTGGGAATCGAGATACCGGCGAAAAAGGGGTTTTCCATTATCGCTACAGCCAACACGAGGGACAAGGGAGTCAACGATATGTCCTCAGCCTTAAAGCGCCGTTTTAATACCGTGGTCCTGCCGGCGCCTGAAAGCCTGGGTGCAGAGATGGACATCGTGCGCACCAGAGTTACCCAGCTTTCGGAAAATCTGGATCTCAATGCGGCAGTGCCTGACAGTGAGGTGGTGGAAAAGGTCTGCACCATTTTCAGGGAGCTTAGGATGGGGATGACGCTGGACGGCAGGCAGAAGTTAAAGAGCACATCCGGCGTGCTGTCTACGGCTGAGGCAATTTCCCTGCTGGGGGGAAGTATGGCTCTGGCCGGAAGTTTTGGAGACGGAACAGTCACAGACTGCGATTTGGCTGCAGGACTGCAGGGAGCCATAGTCAAGGACGAGGACAGGGATTCCAAGGCATGGGTAGAATATCTGGAAAATGTCATGAAGAAACGCGGTTCCCGATGGCTCGGACTTTACAGGGAGTGCAGGGAGCTGAACAGCTAGCTGATCAGAGGCAGAAAGGCAGGGAGAGAAAGACATGAGAGAAGGGTTTGAGGAAAGAAAGCTGCGGCTCTGTCCGGGCGGCCCCCATCTGTTCGGAATCCGTCATCTGTCGCCTGGGGGAGCCTGGCATCTTCGGACATTTCTGGATCAGACGGATCCGGAGCTTGTGCTAATCGAAGGGCCGTCTGATTTTACCGATCTGATTGGGGAGCTGACAGACACCCAGGTGAAGCCGCCCGTAGCTGTGATGGCCTACACAACAGAGCTCCCCGTCCGGACGCTTCTCTATCCGTTTGCCGTCTATTCGCCGGAATATCAGGCGCTTCTGTGGGCCAGGGAAAATGGAAAGCAGGCCAGATTTATGG is part of the Clostridium sp. M62/1 genome and harbors:
- a CDS encoding MarR family winged helix-turn-helix transcriptional regulator: MGIQRNTTYLKHISTIQRCTQRYFEAALTDFSIGYGQQFFLLRISEQEGISLQELAKRGNYDKTTVTKAVQKLTEEHLVCSVPDPRDRRIHHLYLTDTAKALIERLYEVRDRWKNQLTEGFSEQEKAQMEDFLSRMASRAWEMTEKGEYRL
- a CDS encoding SWIM zinc finger family protein; translated protein: MRTISEQEIISLAPNGGAVMNGRKISSGGGFVSRMRSADDTFYMGECRGSGKSNYTVSADFVKEGAPVFRCSCPSRQFPCKHSIALLFEIASGKDFPVGEIPGDILDKRARQEAREEKKAKTLSQAQGGTESGGEKKKKTAAKSSGAAKTRKMKKQLEGLALLKKMTDQLLFSGLSSMGSISLKNYRELSKQLGDYYLPGPQKYLNELILCMEKYQKDSDPSHCRAAVKLLIRLHALGKKADVYLRERLEAGAAEEDGSILFEELGGIWRLDQLEELGLKKENAQLLQLSFSVLYDEAAREYIDEAFWADIDTGEVSVSRNYRPVRALSHIKQEDSCFAKLKVPSLIYYPGDMNRRIRWEQAIFQEVEDSDRRGLMELAWKDIPSAVKQVKNQIKNTLSDDFCGMLIAFSQIGRAGEDGECVVMEDAAGGRIELRDRTCRGWEPCVQQLGLLPDRTLLKNQVMFGLLYYDETDRKICLHPRSIVTEKEIVRLMY
- a CDS encoding ATP-binding protein — protein: MGKENIQRLPAEELFQKEIDALIAAERESVPSGWRMSPRSVLTYICGGKAKGVEITPKYIGHRRLVEIAIATLVTDRALLLIGDPGTAKSWLSEHLTAAINGDSTKVIQGTAGTTEEQIRYSWNYAMLIAGGPSREALIPSPVYRAMETGTIARMEEISRCACEVQDALISILSEKRISVPELGIEIPAKKGFSIIATANTRDKGVNDMSSALKRRFNTVVLPAPESLGAEMDIVRTRVTQLSENLDLNAAVPDSEVVEKVCTIFRELRMGMTLDGRQKLKSTSGVLSTAEAISLLGGSMALAGSFGDGTVTDCDLAAGLQGAIVKDEDRDSKAWVEYLENVMKKRGSRWLGLYRECRELNS